The following coding sequences lie in one Methanopyrus sp. SNP6 genomic window:
- a CDS encoding 7-carboxy-7-deazaguanine synthase QueE, protein MYEVFLSLQGEGKFVGEPQAFVRFSGCNLRCVYCDEPASRSSHRRAPVRRVSGEVKLELPVPCGPEDVVEVLVKLEDLEDTFGIISLTGGEPLVQPWSALKRLIEGLRERGFRVLLETNASLPDRAPLIDRLVDAVSADVKLPSHGPNMEDFPDRCLRFLERINAEVYAKVVLVNEECYRHAEGALKGLHRLGVEPIFLQPATGSEHDLEDLWRLAGLVDSDVRVLPQVHKLVDFIPK, encoded by the coding sequence CTCAGGATGTAACCTGAGATGCGTATACTGTGACGAACCGGCCTCCCGGAGCAGCCACCGGAGGGCCCCGGTTCGACGTGTGAGCGGAGAGGTGAAACTCGAGCTCCCGGTCCCATGCGGACCGGAGGACGTCGTCGAAGTGCTGGTGAAGTTAGAGGACCTGGAGGATACGTTCGGAATAATCTCGTTAACCGGGGGAGAACCTCTAGTCCAGCCGTGGAGCGCACTGAAGAGGTTGATCGAAGGGCTCCGTGAACGCGGATTCAGGGTACTGCTCGAGACCAACGCCTCGTTGCCCGACCGAGCTCCATTAATCGACAGATTGGTGGATGCAGTTTCCGCGGACGTGAAATTGCCGTCACACGGTCCCAATATGGAAGATTTTCCAGACCGCTGTCTGAGGTTCCTCGAGAGGATCAACGCAGAGGTTTACGCTAAGGTGGTGCTGGTGAACGAAGAATGTTACCGGCACGCCGAGGGTGCACTGAAGGGACTTCATCGGCTGGGTGTAGAGCCGATATTCCTGCAGCCGGCGACGGGCTCTGAGCACGACCTCGAGGATCTCTGGAGATTAGCCGGACTGGTGGACTCCGACGTGCGGGTGTTGCCGCAAGTGCACAAGCTTGTGGATTTCATCCCGAAGTGA